One Thalassotalea atypica DNA window includes the following coding sequences:
- a CDS encoding multifunctional CCA addition/repair protein — protein MQTTISINDLDTYLVGGAVRDKLLNREVTEQDFLVIGATAAQMLSLGFTPVGKDFPVFLHPKTKDEYALARTERKQGQGYTGFVCYAEPDVTIEQDLLRRDLTVNAMAQDKDGNIIDPYNGQQDLSDRILRHVSDAFEEDPLRVLRVARFAARYYQYGFSIASETLELMSKISNSGELATISAERIWKEMQRSLTEPNPEVFFEVLRQCQALEKIWPSLDALWDVPNPAKWHPEICTGVHTMMVLKSAVEKSGATTIRFAALCHDLGKGLTPQERLPSHPGHEKAGLDLVEQICNQLKVPNQYKSLALKACEYHLHCHKAFELKATTILRMFNQLDVWRKVDEFEDFLVVCHADFNGRLGNEKAPYPQREFLSEISGACRKIQARPFVEQGFKGKDIKLQIEQARLAKIVELKEELEDRK, from the coding sequence CTGTCACTAGGTTTTACTCCTGTAGGTAAAGACTTCCCAGTCTTTTTACATCCGAAAACAAAAGACGAATATGCACTTGCTCGAACAGAGCGAAAGCAAGGTCAAGGGTACACAGGGTTTGTTTGCTATGCTGAGCCTGATGTCACCATAGAGCAAGATCTATTACGCCGTGACTTAACCGTCAATGCCATGGCACAAGATAAAGACGGTAATATCATAGACCCCTACAACGGCCAACAAGATCTAAGCGATCGTATTTTACGCCACGTCTCTGATGCATTTGAAGAAGATCCTCTGCGCGTATTGCGCGTTGCTCGATTCGCTGCTCGCTACTATCAATACGGTTTTAGCATCGCGTCTGAAACGCTTGAGTTGATGAGCAAAATTTCAAACTCTGGTGAGTTGGCAACGATATCAGCTGAGCGCATTTGGAAAGAAATGCAGCGCAGTTTGACTGAGCCCAACCCTGAAGTATTTTTTGAGGTACTAAGACAGTGTCAAGCGCTAGAAAAAATTTGGCCATCGCTTGACGCGCTCTGGGATGTACCAAATCCAGCCAAATGGCACCCTGAAATTTGCACCGGTGTTCATACCATGATGGTGCTAAAATCTGCAGTAGAAAAAAGCGGTGCGACAACGATTCGTTTCGCGGCGCTTTGTCACGACTTAGGCAAAGGGCTCACCCCTCAAGAGAGGTTACCTTCACACCCAGGCCATGAAAAAGCGGGATTGGATTTGGTGGAGCAAATCTGTAACCAATTAAAAGTCCCCAATCAATATAAATCCTTAGCATTAAAAGCGTGTGAATATCATCTGCATTGCCATAAAGCTTTTGAACTAAAGGCCACAACGATATTACGCATGTTTAATCAACTGGATGTTTGGCGCAAAGTTGATGAATTTGAAGACTTTCTTGTTGTTTGTCATGCTGACTTTAATGGACGGTTAGGCAATGAGAAAGCGCCTTATCCTCAGCGAGAATTTTTATCTGAAATATCAGGTGCTTGCCGTAAAATCCAAGCACGTCCTTTTGTCGAACAAGGATTTAAAGGGAAAGACATAAAATTACAAATAGAGCAGGCACGACTAGCTAAGATTGTTGAGCTAAAAGAGGAACTCGAAGATAGAAAATAA